DNA from Arthrobacter sp. SLBN-112:
ACGTCAAGGGCCTCCTGCTCGAAGGCTTCACTGAGAAGTACTCCCACGCACTGCAGCAGACCCTGTTCGACATGGGCGCCAAGGTGCTGGAGGCGCACAGCGAAATCGACGAGATCAAGTTCTCCATGCCCAACAAGCACCACTTCCTGGTGGACCTCTCGCCGTTCGGGCTGGACAACCCCAACGAGGTCTTCTTCGCGGCGGACCGCCCGTACGGCCTGATCGAGGCCACTGTCCAGCGCGAGGACGCCGCGGCAGCCCCGGCCGCCTGGTCCGGCATCGCCGGCTTCTGCTAAAGCACAACACCCATACGGTTTCGACGGGCCCAGCCACCCACCGCATGGCTGGGCCCGCCGGGGCCGCCCCACAGCTTTCACCTTGTTAGCCAGACACCAGTTAGCCAGACGATGACGTCTGCCATGAACCAAGAAAGTCTGCCATGAACACCAAGAAGAAACTGGCCGCTGCAGCCGCCGAAAAAGGTGCACGGCCTTCCCGCCCCGAGGACCAGCGCCTCCCGATCGGAAGCATGTTTGCCTACGGCTTCCAGCATGTCCTCACCATGTACGGCGGCATCATCGCCCCTCCCCTGATCATCGGCGCAGCCGCAGGGATGAACTCCCAGGACATCGGCCTGCTCATTGCGGCCTGCCTTTTCGTTGGCGGCCTGGCCACCATCCTGCAGACCGTGGGCGTCCCCTTCTTCGGTTCGCAGCTGCCGCTGGTACAGGGCGTCTCCTTCGCCGGAGTCTCCACCATGGTGGCCATCGTCCATGGCGGCGGGGGAATCCAGGCCGTCTTCGGTTCGGTCATCGCGGCCTCCCTGATCGGCCTGCTGATCACGCCGCTGTTCTCAAAGATCATCAGGTTCTTCCCGCCCGTCGTCACGGGCACCGTGATCACCACCATCGGCCTCACCTTGATGCCCGTCGCCGCCAACTGGGCCATGGGCGGAAACAACAAGGCGCCCAACTACGGCAGCGTCGCAAACATCGGCCTGGCAGCAGCCACCATGGGCATCGTCCTGCTCCTGAGCAAGGTGGGCAGCGCCGCCATCTCAAGGCTGTCCATCCTGCTGGCCATGGTCCTGGGCACGCTGATCGCCTTCGTCTTCGGCATGGCGGACTTCTCCAAGGTGGGCCAGGGCGAGATTGTCGCGTTCCCCACCCCCTTCGCCTTCGGACCGCCCACGTTTGAGCTTGCTGCCATCATCTCCATGCTGATCGTCATCCTGGTCACCCTCACGGAGACGTCCGCGGACATCATCGCAGTGGGCGAGATCGTGGGCACCAAGGTGGACTCCAAGCGGATCGGCAACGGCCTGAGGGCTGACATGCTGTCCAGCGCCGTCTCCCCGCTGTTCAACTCCTTCACCCAGAGCGCCTTCGCCCAGAACGTGGGGCTGGTGGCCATCACGGGCGTGAAGAGCCGGTTCGTGGTCAGCGCCGGCGGCGTGATCCTGGTGGTACTTGGCCTGCTGCCGGTCCTTGGCCGGGTGGTCGCAGCGGTGCCGACGCCTGTCCTCGGAGGTGCCGGCGTCGTGCTCTTCGGCACGGTGGCGGCCAGCGGCATCCGGACCCTGTCCAAGGTGGACTACAAGAACAACATGAACCTGATCGTGGTGGCCGCCTCCATCGGCTTCGGCATGATCCCCATCGCCGCCCCGGCATTCTACGACAAGTTCCCGTCCTGGTTTGGCACCATCTTCCACTCCGGCATCAGCTCCGCCGCCGTGATGGCCATCCTCCTGAACCTGCTGTTCAACCACCTCCGGGCGGGCAACTCGGACAACCAGTCGGTGTTCGTGGCCGGCACCGAGCGGCTGGTGCGCGCGGAGGACCTCCGCTGCCTGGCCGAAGGCGACCGCTTCGAAAACGGCAGGCTCATCGACTGCGACGGCAAGGAAGTGCCCGTCCAGTCAGCCGAGAAAGCGCCGGAGCACTGACGGATCCCGGAAACGACGACGGCGGCCCACTCCGAAAAGGAGGGGCCGCCGTCGTGCGTGGTTGGCGCAGCCCGGGCAGGGCAGACGGTTCAGGTGCGGTTGAGCTCGCGGGAGATGGCCTCGGCCGCCTCGCGGAGGACGGGTACGGCCTTGTCGGCGAAGTCCTCGTCCACGCGGGAGACCGGACCGGACACCGAAATCGCACTCGGGGTGGGGGCGTTGGGCACTGCCATGGCGAAGCAGCGGACGCCCAGTTCCTGTTCTTCCTCGTCGATGGAGTAACCGCGCTCACGGATGAGCTTGAGGTCGGCCAGGAGTTCGTCCACGTCGCCGATGCTCTTGGCAGTGGGGGTGGGCATTCCGGCGCGGGCCACGATGCCGCGGACAGTATCGTCATCGAGCTGGGCCAGGATGGCTTTTCCGACGCCGGTGGCATGGGTGTGGGCGCGCCGGCCCACCTCGGTGAACATGCGCATGGAGTGCAGCGAGGGAACCTGGGCCACGTAGATCACCATGTCCGAGTCCAGCACGGCCATGTTGGAGGTCTCCCCCAGCCGGTCCACCAGGACCTTCAGCTGCGGCTGGGCCAGGGCGCCGAGCTGTTTGTTGGCGCCCTCCCCCAGCCTGATGAGCCGGGGACCCAGGGCGTAGCGCCGGTTGGGCAGCTGGCGGATGTAGCCGAGCGAGACCAGGGTGCGGAGCAGCCGGTGGATGGTGGGCAATGGCAGGTCCGTGGAGGACGAGAGCTCGCTGAGCGTCACGTCGCCGCCGGCGTCGGTGATGAGCTCCAGCAGTTCGAAGACGCGCTCCACCGACTGCACCCCACCAGAGGCTTTTTCTGCCATTCCGTTGTCTCCTATGGCTCGGAATCCGACAACTCTTATCCGCATCGTGAAAAGAGTTGCTTAGAACACCCAAGATACAGCACGGGCGTTTCCACGGCGACGTGGACCGTCAGTCGCAATCGCAAGGCTTGTATTTCCATAAAGTAGATAATAATATCCATAATACGAAAACATTCAGTTTGAAGCAGCAACAGGCCAAGGCCCTAACAGGAGGACATTCAATGGCGAACCCGAGCCCCGGAAATTCGATCACCCTGCGCGTGGAAGCACCGTCAAGCTTCAGCGCCACCAGCGAGCTGGCCGCAGCCGTGGGAGCCGCCGGCGCCGCGATCACCGCCCTGGACGTGACCGAATCCCACCACGAGACCCTGGTTGTTGACGTCACCTGCAACACCACCGACGACGCCCACGCCACCCGCGTCAAGGACGCCCTGGACGCACTCGACGGCGTCACGGTCCAGCACGTCTCGGACCGCACCTTCCTGATGCACCTCGGCGGCAAACTCGAGGTTGTCCCCAAAGTAGCCCTGCGCAACCGGGACGACCTCTCCCGCGCCTACACTCCCGGCGTCGCCCGAGTCTGCCTGGCCATTGCCGAGGATCCCGCGGCAGCCCGCAACCTCACGGTCAAGCGCAACACCATTGCTGTTCTCACCGACGGTTCGGCCGTCCTGGGGCTGGGC
Protein-coding regions in this window:
- a CDS encoding nucleobase:cation symporter-2 family protein, translated to MNTKKKLAAAAAEKGARPSRPEDQRLPIGSMFAYGFQHVLTMYGGIIAPPLIIGAAAGMNSQDIGLLIAACLFVGGLATILQTVGVPFFGSQLPLVQGVSFAGVSTMVAIVHGGGGIQAVFGSVIAASLIGLLITPLFSKIIRFFPPVVTGTVITTIGLTLMPVAANWAMGGNNKAPNYGSVANIGLAAATMGIVLLLSKVGSAAISRLSILLAMVLGTLIAFVFGMADFSKVGQGEIVAFPTPFAFGPPTFELAAIISMLIVILVTLTETSADIIAVGEIVGTKVDSKRIGNGLRADMLSSAVSPLFNSFTQSAFAQNVGLVAITGVKSRFVVSAGGVILVVLGLLPVLGRVVAAVPTPVLGGAGVVLFGTVAASGIRTLSKVDYKNNMNLIVVAASIGFGMIPIAAPAFYDKFPSWFGTIFHSGISSAAVMAILLNLLFNHLRAGNSDNQSVFVAGTERLVRAEDLRCLAEGDRFENGRLIDCDGKEVPVQSAEKAPEH
- a CDS encoding IclR family transcriptional regulator, translating into MAEKASGGVQSVERVFELLELITDAGGDVTLSELSSSTDLPLPTIHRLLRTLVSLGYIRQLPNRRYALGPRLIRLGEGANKQLGALAQPQLKVLVDRLGETSNMAVLDSDMVIYVAQVPSLHSMRMFTEVGRRAHTHATGVGKAILAQLDDDTVRGIVARAGMPTPTAKSIGDVDELLADLKLIRERGYSIDEEEQELGVRCFAMAVPNAPTPSAISVSGPVSRVDEDFADKAVPVLREAAEAISRELNRT